From Lawsonia intracellularis PHE/MN1-00, the proteins below share one genomic window:
- a CDS encoding UvrD-helicase domain-containing protein: protein MNIQKSSYEEYFPLLRQIRASAGSGKTYELTYSFLSLLNKSINDNNTNSSYNKYEHSWTSILAITFTNRAAAEMQQRIITRLKQAALNTQPIPGLTSTQAAHWINIFLRNYSELNICTIDSLLHTIVHSTALELHLPPDFQPIFSTEEALTPLLDSILKKTQHNERLYIILKEACSDILFHTKHNNFMIGSTLREKVLSILPLLINGEQEITSPQEITAHLTIKIQSVKKIATELASCIKNEQLSIHSNFKKALEACQIGTQHTIPPKSTMLRKPNLTDCILKSSKNTPSHHTISLYNTLQSLITYLDTTGVLLKNSQKTIPYVKLAKELYNLLPEFFCKQRIILAELIPSLAQQAVSGHYGISEIFCKLGTNLQHILIDEFQDTSHEQWAVIQPFVVEALSYGGSLTWVGDVKQAIYGWRGGDTTLFEKVLSDPELQSIASYVQKESLPINWRSAYHIVNTNNTLFTKLSDHNIVQSIFSKILPNEIAPTIKNTILSEQVPLVTQSFADAEQSIAPNKKEGYVYIQRILNDEESDPDTVVHDRLINIIHDIQTRRSLGDIAILVRSNKRAMQVANWLMEKNIPVVTENSFLLIEHPIILQFIAILEFLDSPQNDLAFWRIINGGNLVQPLLNIPQQKLDEWICIRNRSQPLYLAFKADFPDAWEHWILPFYDDSGLLSAYDAIQESIDRLKIKKRFPKEMSFIRRFLEIIYIASTKGYDSISNFLEYWKQHGHKEKTPMPENIAAVRIMTIHKSKGLQFPIVIIPWHDFPLKPNDSLIQTCVDGFNIIVKQSPAMPKEYYSSLLKNVCESLNLLYVAWTRAEEELYALITSTKSKKISFAEAINPILDYLSWDNNIYQLGEKTYTSNHTAMLSSNKNSTEIPYIYLETKDESTSSWRPMHWLPQLRIFRNPVNELGITSKRRGTFIHHCLQYLCISKNPNIDISLAIDYAIKRFPLPLPSSQYNIIVKDVLSILQWYTSLPKTRYWIQFGLAEQTLLDKNNNIYRVDLLVNNGKEYSVIEYKTGETSLQHIQQLQKYLDIIKETTSLPVKGYIIYLDLKRIHTIE from the coding sequence ATGAACATACAAAAGTCATCATATGAAGAATACTTTCCTCTTCTTCGTCAAATTCGTGCCTCAGCTGGATCTGGGAAAACATATGAACTCACATATAGTTTTCTTAGTCTTCTAAATAAAAGTATAAATGACAATAACACAAACTCTTCTTATAACAAGTATGAACATTCATGGACAAGTATTCTTGCCATTACCTTTACCAATAGAGCTGCTGCAGAAATGCAACAGCGTATTATAACTCGATTAAAGCAAGCAGCACTCAATACTCAACCAATACCAGGCTTAACTAGTACACAAGCAGCACATTGGATTAATATTTTTCTACGCAATTATAGTGAACTCAACATATGTACAATTGATAGTTTACTTCATACTATTGTGCATAGTACTGCATTAGAACTTCATCTCCCACCTGATTTTCAACCTATTTTTTCTACAGAAGAAGCACTAACACCACTATTAGACTCTATCCTTAAAAAAACACAACATAACGAAAGACTTTATATTATACTAAAAGAAGCCTGTAGTGATATATTATTTCATACTAAACATAACAATTTTATGATTGGATCTACTCTAAGAGAAAAAGTTCTTTCAATACTACCTCTACTTATAAATGGTGAACAAGAAATAACTTCACCTCAAGAAATTACAGCACATCTTACAATAAAAATTCAATCAGTAAAAAAAATAGCAACAGAACTTGCATCTTGCATCAAAAACGAACAACTTTCCATTCATTCAAATTTTAAAAAAGCTCTTGAAGCTTGTCAGATAGGAACACAACATACAATTCCACCAAAATCTACAATGTTACGTAAACCAAACCTAACTGACTGTATACTCAAATCTTCAAAAAATACCCCTAGTCATCATACTATTTCACTTTATAATACCCTTCAATCACTAATTACATATCTTGATACAACAGGAGTATTATTAAAAAACTCTCAAAAAACTATACCTTATGTTAAATTAGCTAAAGAATTATATAACCTACTACCAGAATTTTTTTGTAAACAACGTATTATCCTTGCTGAACTTATTCCTTCATTGGCACAACAAGCAGTCTCAGGACATTATGGTATATCAGAAATATTCTGTAAACTTGGGACAAATCTTCAACACATTCTTATTGATGAATTTCAAGATACAAGCCATGAACAATGGGCTGTTATTCAACCTTTTGTTGTTGAAGCTCTTTCCTATGGAGGATCATTAACATGGGTTGGAGATGTTAAACAGGCAATTTATGGTTGGAGAGGTGGTGATACAACACTCTTTGAAAAAGTCCTATCCGATCCAGAGCTACAATCTATAGCATCTTATGTTCAAAAAGAGAGCTTACCTATAAACTGGAGAAGCGCATATCATATTGTTAATACAAATAATACTCTTTTTACTAAATTATCTGATCACAATATAGTTCAATCTATTTTCTCTAAGATACTCCCTAATGAAATTGCACCAACAATAAAAAATACTATTCTCTCAGAGCAAGTACCTCTAGTAACTCAGTCTTTTGCAGATGCTGAACAATCCATAGCTCCAAACAAAAAAGAAGGATATGTATATATTCAGCGTATACTAAATGATGAAGAAAGTGATCCTGACACTGTTGTTCATGATAGATTAATAAATATCATTCATGATATTCAAACACGTCGCTCTTTGGGGGATATTGCTATTCTTGTTAGATCTAATAAAAGGGCTATGCAAGTAGCCAACTGGCTGATGGAAAAAAACATTCCTGTAGTGACAGAAAATAGCTTTTTACTTATAGAGCATCCAATTATCCTTCAGTTTATTGCTATATTAGAGTTTTTAGATTCACCTCAAAATGATCTTGCCTTTTGGAGAATAATAAATGGAGGAAATCTTGTTCAACCTCTTCTTAATATCCCACAACAAAAATTAGATGAATGGATATGTATTAGAAATCGCTCACAACCCTTATACCTTGCTTTCAAAGCTGACTTTCCAGATGCATGGGAACATTGGATTCTTCCTTTTTATGACGATTCTGGATTACTTTCTGCTTATGATGCAATACAAGAATCTATTGACCGGCTTAAAATAAAAAAACGATTTCCAAAAGAAATGTCTTTTATTAGAAGATTTCTTGAAATTATCTATATAGCAAGTACAAAAGGATATGATTCTATATCAAATTTTTTAGAGTACTGGAAACAGCACGGTCATAAAGAAAAAACACCAATGCCAGAAAATATAGCTGCCGTAAGAATCATGACAATCCATAAATCTAAAGGACTACAATTTCCTATAGTCATTATTCCATGGCATGATTTTCCTCTTAAACCTAACGATTCACTTATTCAAACATGTGTTGATGGTTTTAATATTATTGTAAAACAATCACCAGCCATGCCAAAAGAATATTATAGCAGTTTACTAAAAAATGTTTGTGAATCATTAAACCTCTTATATGTTGCATGGACAAGAGCTGAAGAAGAATTATATGCACTCATTACATCAACTAAGTCTAAAAAAATATCATTTGCTGAAGCCATTAACCCCATACTAGACTATCTCAGCTGGGATAATAATATCTATCAACTAGGTGAAAAAACATATACTTCTAATCATACAGCAATGTTATCTTCTAATAAAAACAGTACAGAAATACCATACATATATCTTGAAACAAAAGATGAAAGTACATCTAGTTGGAGACCTATGCACTGGTTACCTCAATTACGTATTTTTCGTAATCCAGTGAATGAACTAGGTATTACGAGCAAAAGAAGAGGAACTTTTATACATCACTGTTTACAATATTTATGCATATCAAAAAATCCAAATATAGATATCTCCCTTGCTATAGATTATGCTATAAAACGATTTCCACTCCCTTTACCATCCTCACAATATAATATTATTGTAAAAGACGTGCTATCTATTCTTCAATGGTATACTTCTCTACCAAAAACAAGGTATTGGATACAATTTGGACTTGCAGAACAAACACTTCTTGATAAAAATAACAATATTTATCGTGTTGATCTTCTGGTTAATAATGGTAAAGAATATTCTGTTATTGAATATAAAACAGGAGAAACATCCCTACAGCATATACAACAATTACAGAAATATTTGGATATCATAAAAGAAACAACATCATTACCTGTAAAAGGTTACATTATTTATTTAGACTTAAAACGAATACATACCATTGAATAA